One genomic segment of Hemibagrus wyckioides isolate EC202008001 linkage group LG08, SWU_Hwy_1.0, whole genome shotgun sequence includes these proteins:
- the prss23 gene encoding serine protease 23, translating to MAHYWISSMAHFYLAGQLFLLLLSKSSLSVRAATHLSQNPHIPSLVPHTPLALSRSHFSAKAQLDFTTHCNESCYHKIEDIDKEHLTEQLAFETLYSDGSRTLTNVNLEDDDADSNISPAVSIKRKPKLLFSPHKRTRRQIYGADGRFNIRGDHFLLDYPFSTAVRISTGCTGVLVSQQHVLTAAHCVHDGKDYVKGARKLRVGFLIPPSVNNTKEDLKKPLVRWVRVRRTRVPKGWIQGPQDVSMDYDYALLELRWPHRRPFMRLAVAPSSNDLAGKRIHFSGFDSDRPGELVYRFCPVEDESNDLIYQHCDARPGASGSGVYGRVWDNVLERWERKVIGIFSGHQWLEINGESRDYNVAVRFTPLKFAQICYWVHGNKADCNQY from the coding sequence ATGGCCCATTACTGGATATCGAGCATGGCACATTTCTATCTTGCTGGTCAGCTCTTCTTACTTCTCCTATCCAAATCTTCTCTGTCAGTGAGAGCAGCCACCCACCTGTCGCAGAATCCACACATCCCCTCTCTGGTGCCACACACCCCTCTGGCCCTCTCTCGTTCCCATTTCAGTGCAAAGGCCCAGCTGGACTTTACCACCCACTGCAATGAGAGCTGCTACCACAAGATAGAAGACATTGACAAAGAACATCTAACTGAGCAGCTGGCCTTTGAAACACTGTATTCGGATGGCTCACGTACACTAACCAATGTCAATCTggaagatgatgatgctgaCAGCAACATCTCTCCTGCAGTGTCCATCAAGAGAAAGCCTAAACTCCTATTTTCCCCTCACAAACGAACAAGAAGGCAAATCTATGGCGCAGATGGACGTTTCAACATTCGTGGTGACCACTTCCTGTTGGATTACCCTTTCTCCACAGCCGTACGTATCTCGACAGGCTGCACTGGTGTTCTGGTATCACAACAGCATGTGCTGACCGCTGCCCACTGCGTACATGATGGAAAAGATTATGTCAAAGGTGCACGTAAGCTCAGAGTTGGCTTCCTCATCCCACCCTCAGTTAATAATACTAAAGAAGACTTGAAAAAGCCCTTGGTGCGCTGGGTGAGGGTTCGGCGGACACGTGTGCCTAAAGGATGGATACAGGGACCCCAGGATGTCAGCATGGATTATGACTATGCCCTTCTGGAGCTGCGTTGGCCACATCGCCGTCCATTTATGCGCCTTGCTGTAGCTCCCTCTTCTAATGATTTGGCTGGGAAACGCATCCATTTCTCTGGGTTTGACAGTGATAGGCCAGGAGAGCTTGTGTATCGTTTCTGCCCTGTAGAAGATGAGAGTAATGATCTAATTTACCAGCATTGTGATGCAAGACCTGGGGCTAGTGGCTCTGGGGTGTATGGCCGTGTATGGGACAATGTTCTAGAGCGTTGGGAGCGCAAGGTGATTGGCATCTTTTCGGGCCACCAATGGTTGGAGATCAACGGCGAAAGCCGTGACTACAACGTAGCTGTCCGTTTCACTCCGCTGAAATTTGCTCAGATTTGTTACTGGGTGCATGGAAACAAAGCAGACTGCAATCAGTACTGA